A window of the Fulvia fulva chromosome 3, complete sequence genome harbors these coding sequences:
- a CDS encoding Glucose N-acetyltransferase 1, which yields MAPPWSVETNNQTRDASQAASHQPPWTDRSVLTAWKETSKSNHQPLYSSKMILHALCSRTKWRPILALAALIILCLFMTTQTGNYLQRYPEATPWKVFRNKAVSITPTESTIWTDYAYCQYVTTVDYLCNSLMIFESLQNVRSKAARVMMFPQEWVLDETTEEGRLLSKARDDFHVVLQPIEVQHFKTEEEKDNTWSDSFTKLLAFNLTSYKRVLSLDSDATVLQSMDELFLLPPSPVAMPRAYWLPEKPTLSSQLVLVQPSELEMNRVLEAFQNRSEDEFDMEIVNNLYGSYCTVLPHRRYDLLSGEFRNEDHHLYLGSKEEPWDPNTVYEEAKFIHFSDWPLPKPWKESSQEERDEVTPKCRARDDGTEDCRDRDMWLHLYEDFLERRERVCGSYFLPGQRPQEFEGNVQQLAWDEAMSTAE from the exons ATGGCACCACCGTGGTCCGTGGAAACTAACAATCAGACTCGCGACGCATCGCAGGCTGCGTCGCATCAGCCACCTTGGACCGATAGATCTGTACTAACTGCATGGAAAGAGACGTCAAAATCCAATCACCAGCCTCTTTACAGCTCCAAAATGATTCTCCACGCGCTCTGTTCCCGGACGAAGTGGCGTCCCATCCTGGCTTTGGCTGCACTAATCATACTTTGCCTCTTCATGACAACCCAAACTGGCAACTACCTCCAACGATATCCAGAAGCGACCCCGTGGAAAGTGTTCCGCAATAAGGCTGTGTCCATCACCCCTACAGAGAGCACAATCTGGACAGATTACGCATACTGCCAATATGTGACCACCGTCGACTATCTCTGCAACTCACTTATGATCTTCGAATCACTGCAGAATGTTCGAAGCAAAGCGGCGCGCGTCATGATGTTTCCTCAAGAGTGGGTACTCGATGAGACCACCGAGGAAGGCCGCCTGTTGTCGAAGGCACGAGACGACTTCCACGTGGTATTGCAGCCGATCGAAGTACAGCACTTCAAAACGGAGGAAGAAAAAGACAATACCTGGTCAGACTCTTTCACTAAGCTGCTGGCTTTCAACCTGACCTCGTACAAGAGAGTTCTTAGCTTGGACTCAGATGCTACTGTACTACAG TCTATGGACGAGCTGTTTCTCCTACCTCCATCACCCGTCGCCATGCCACGGGCGTACTGGCTGCCTGAAAAGCCCACGCTCTCTTCCCAGCTCGTCCTTGTGCAGCCATCCGAACTCGAAATGAACCGAGTCCTGGAAGCTTTCCAAAATCGATCCGAAGATGAATTTGACATGGAGATTGTCAACAACCTCTATGGTTCATACTGCACCGTCCTTCCACATCGCCGCTACGACCTACTAAGCGGAGAGTTCCGCAACGAAGATCACCATCTGTACCTAGGCTCAAAAGAAGAGCCGTGGGACCCTAACACGGTGTACGAAGAGGCCAAGTTCATACACTTTTCGGATTGGCCTTTACCCAAACCCTGGAAAGAGTCTTCGCAAGAAGAGCGAGACGAGGTTACGCCTAAGTGTCGCGCACGAGATGACGGGACTGAAGACTGCCGCGACAGGGATATGTGGTTGCATCTCTACGAGGACTTTCTTGAGCGGCGGGAG CGCGTCTGTGGCTCCTACTTTTTGCCTGGTCAAAGACCTCAGGAATTCGAAGGCAATGTTCAGCAACTGGCTTGGGATGAGGCCATGTCAACAGCTGAGTGA